The proteins below come from a single bacterium genomic window:
- the glnA gene encoding type I glutamate--ammonia ligase, which yields MVNSAFIPRGQELSKEEIKSLITENNVKFIRLQFVDINGQVKNMAVPAEQIDKILNNEIMLDGSSIKGFRSIETSDMYFYPDRKTFCILPWRGKEASNVARLICDIYNPDGTPFEGCPRTNLKKVLEEARKLGYTINFGPECEFFLFKKDENGRPTAVAHDAAGYYDVGPDDLGEDLRAEMVTTLQKMGFDIEASHHEVAEGQHEIDFKYGDALTTADNVVTFKVAVKSIAAKYGLHATFMPKPIFGVNGSGMHCNFSLNKDGKNAFLDESKPYQLSQEALWAIGGVLRNIRGIAAITNPTVNSYKRLVPGYEAPVYLAWSAANRSALLRVPAKRGPATRVELRSPDPSCNPYMAFAAILTAALDGIQNKIDPPAPAETNIYHLTEKERKKLRIDSLPGSLEEALDLVEKSTVAKEALGEHIFNEFISAKRREWDSYRTAVSPWEIDAYLEKY from the coding sequence ATGGTGAATTCAGCATTTATACCAAGAGGACAAGAGTTATCAAAAGAAGAAATCAAATCATTGATAACAGAAAACAACGTTAAGTTTATCAGACTACAGTTTGTTGATATTAACGGTCAGGTTAAAAACATGGCTGTTCCCGCAGAACAGATTGATAAGATTCTCAATAACGAAATTATGCTTGACGGATCTTCAATTAAAGGTTTCAGAAGCATTGAAACATCAGATATGTATTTCTATCCGGACAGAAAAACCTTCTGTATTCTTCCTTGGAGAGGCAAAGAGGCTTCAAATGTTGCAAGATTGATTTGTGATATTTATAATCCTGATGGAACACCTTTTGAAGGCTGTCCAAGAACAAACCTGAAAAAAGTTCTTGAAGAAGCAAGAAAACTTGGTTATACAATTAATTTTGGACCTGAATGCGAATTTTTCCTTTTCAAAAAAGATGAAAATGGAAGACCTACTGCTGTAGCTCATGATGCTGCAGGTTATTATGATGTCGGTCCTGATGATCTCGGAGAAGATCTTAGAGCTGAGATGGTTACCACCCTTCAAAAAATGGGCTTTGATATTGAAGCAAGCCACCACGAAGTTGCTGAAGGTCAGCACGAAATTGATTTTAAATATGGTGATGCTTTAACAACTGCTGATAATGTTGTAACTTTCAAAGTTGCTGTCAAATCAATCGCGGCTAAATACGGCTTACATGCAACATTCATGCCAAAACCAATCTTTGGTGTTAACGGTTCAGGTATGCATTGCAACTTCTCTCTTAATAAAGACGGCAAAAATGCGTTCCTTGATGAGTCAAAACCATATCAACTTAGCCAGGAAGCTCTCTGGGCAATTGGTGGAGTTCTTAGAAACATTAGAGGTATTGCTGCTATTACTAACCCTACGGTTAATAGTTACAAACGTTTAGTTCCAGGGTACGAAGCACCTGTTTATCTTGCATGGTCAGCTGCTAATAGAAGCGCTTTATTAAGAGTCCCTGCAAAACGCGGTCCTGCTACAAGAGTTGAGTTAAGATCACCGGATCCAAGCTGCAACCCATATATGGCATTTGCTGCGATTTTAACTGCCGCTTTAGACGGTATTCAAAACAAAATTGATCCGCCGGCTCCTGCTGAAACAAACATCTACCACTTGACCGAAAAAGAAAGAAAAAAATTAAGAATAGATTCTTTACCCGGCAGTTTAGAAGAAGCTCTTGATTTGGTTGAAAAAAGCACAGTTGCTAAAGAAGCTCTTGGAGAACACATTTTTAATGAATTTATTTCAGCCAAGAGAAGAGAATGGGATTCTTACAGAACTGCTGTAAGCCCATGGGAAATCGATGCTTATTTAGAAAAATACTAG
- a CDS encoding aspartate-semialdehyde dehydrogenase, with product MTEVNIAILGATGVVGGEILKILEERSFPYTGIKFLASARSAGKEIEFKGKKYTIEEARPEAFEGIDIVLASAGASTSKALANEIVKRGAILVDNSSAFRMDKDVPLVIAGVNDEDLRLNKGIVANPNCSTSQLMLVLKPLHDYAKIKRLIVSTYQSVSGGGKEAIDDLYEGTKAAINEEQYNYKKFITKPIAFNLIPQIDVFCENGYTKEEMKVSEETKKILHLADDTPISCTAVRVPVFISHSEAVSVEFETEITPEKATELLSNAYGVTVIDNPARSEYPTPLEAAGKDPVYVGRIRKELALDNGLALWVVADNLRIGAALNTVRLAEKLVEMNLL from the coding sequence ATGACTGAAGTAAATATTGCAATATTGGGAGCAACGGGAGTTGTAGGAGGAGAAATCCTTAAAATTCTTGAAGAAAGAAGTTTTCCGTATACAGGAATAAAATTTCTTGCAAGTGCAAGAAGCGCAGGAAAAGAAATTGAATTTAAAGGAAAAAAATATACTATAGAAGAAGCAAGACCGGAAGCTTTCGAAGGAATAGATATAGTGCTTGCTTCGGCAGGAGCTTCTACAAGCAAAGCTTTAGCGAATGAAATAGTTAAAAGAGGGGCTATACTTGTTGATAATTCAAGTGCTTTCAGGATGGACAAAGATGTTCCTCTTGTTATTGCAGGGGTTAACGATGAAGATTTAAGGCTCAACAAAGGTATAGTAGCTAATCCAAACTGCTCTACTTCTCAATTAATGCTTGTATTAAAACCTCTTCACGATTATGCAAAAATCAAACGTCTTATAGTAAGCACCTATCAATCAGTCAGCGGCGGCGGTAAAGAAGCCATTGACGACCTTTATGAAGGTACAAAAGCGGCTATAAACGAAGAGCAATATAACTATAAAAAATTCATAACAAAGCCAATCGCCTTTAATTTAATTCCGCAAATAGATGTTTTTTGCGAAAACGGCTACACAAAAGAAGAAATGAAAGTATCGGAAGAAACAAAAAAAATTCTTCACCTTGCTGATGATACCCCTATTTCTTGTACAGCCGTTAGAGTACCGGTATTTATAAGCCATAGTGAAGCTGTAAGTGTTGAATTTGAAACAGAAATCACTCCTGAAAAAGCAACAGAACTTCTATCAAATGCTTATGGTGTTACAGTTATAGATAATCCTGCAAGATCAGAGTATCCTACCCCTCTGGAAGCCGCAGGGAAAGACCCGGTTTATGTAGGAAGAATAAGAAAAGAACTTGCTCTTGATAACGGGCTTGCTTTATGGGTTGTTGCCGATAATTTGAGAATCGGTGCAGCTCTAAACACAGTAAGACTTGCTGAAAAACTTGTAGAAATGAATTTACTTTAG
- the ssb gene encoding single-stranded DNA-binding protein produces the protein MINSVVLVGRVGQDPEMKYFESGKVKTAFSVAVNRWTKEGDKTDWFNIELWDKSAEIAGEYVKKGRLVAIEGRLDVSGWTDNEGNKRERYFVRGTNLRLLGGKGESSFVNE, from the coding sequence ATGATAAATTCTGTTGTTCTTGTAGGGAGAGTCGGTCAAGATCCGGAAATGAAATATTTTGAATCCGGTAAAGTTAAAACTGCTTTTTCTGTTGCCGTAAACAGATGGACCAAAGAAGGCGATAAAACTGACTGGTTTAACATAGAATTATGGGATAAAAGCGCTGAAATAGCCGGTGAATATGTTAAAAAAGGTCGTCTTGTTGCAATAGAAGGTCGTCTTGACGTAAGCGGATGGACAGATAACGAAGGAAACAAAAGAGAAAGATACTTTGTAAGAGGTACCAATCTGCGTCTTCTTGGTGGCAAGGGCGAATCATCCTTTGTGAATGAATAA
- a CDS encoding thymidine phosphorylase: MRMVDIIAIKKSGNANSQEEINFITKGILDGTVPDYQLSAWLMAVCLKGMNFDESYMLTQAIVNSGDIIDLSDLGDVIVDKHSTGGVGDKTTLILAALLAAAGIPVAKISGRGLGFTGGTIDKLESIKGFRASLSNEEFINQVKNVGAAIVSQTANLTPADKKIYELRDVTSTIDSIPLIAASVVSKKFAAGSNIIVLDVKCGSGAFMKTLEEAEKLSVTMTEIGKRAEKPVICVITSMEQPLGNTVGNGIEVYESVKTLQNKGPSDLTELCLYLGAISLIKAGKVKTIEEGKELLAQKLKDGSAFEKFKQIIKAQNGDVSYLEDPDILIRTKFEYELVSESSGYINRLDALTVAKASKALGTGREKKEDPIDYTAGVRLYKKTGDPITKGEPLAKIYANSEESGQNAKELLNQAYEISFEKPQIPDLIIKVIE; the protein is encoded by the coding sequence ATGAGAATGGTAGACATTATAGCTATAAAAAAAAGCGGAAATGCTAATTCTCAAGAAGAAATAAATTTTATTACAAAAGGAATCCTTGATGGTACTGTTCCTGATTACCAGCTTTCTGCGTGGCTCATGGCTGTTTGCTTAAAAGGCATGAATTTCGATGAAAGCTATATGCTTACTCAAGCTATCGTAAATTCAGGAGATATCATTGATTTAAGTGATTTGGGAGATGTTATTGTTGACAAACACAGTACAGGTGGTGTCGGTGATAAAACAACTCTTATTTTAGCTGCACTTCTAGCAGCTGCCGGTATCCCCGTTGCTAAGATTTCCGGAAGAGGGCTTGGTTTTACAGGTGGCACTATTGATAAACTTGAATCAATAAAAGGGTTTAGAGCTTCGCTTTCTAACGAAGAATTTATAAATCAGGTAAAAAATGTCGGAGCTGCAATTGTTTCTCAGACTGCTAATCTCACTCCTGCTGACAAAAAAATCTATGAATTAAGGGATGTTACTTCTACCATTGACAGTATTCCTTTAATAGCAGCTTCTGTAGTATCTAAAAAGTTTGCTGCAGGCTCAAATATTATAGTTCTTGATGTAAAATGCGGAAGCGGCGCTTTTATGAAAACTCTTGAGGAAGCCGAAAAACTTTCCGTTACAATGACAGAAATAGGCAAAAGAGCGGAGAAACCTGTTATATGCGTAATTACATCAATGGAGCAGCCTCTTGGAAACACAGTAGGAAACGGTATTGAAGTTTACGAATCTGTTAAAACTCTTCAAAACAAAGGTCCTTCTGATTTAACCGAACTTTGCTTATATCTTGGAGCCATTAGTCTTATCAAAGCAGGCAAAGTTAAAACTATAGAAGAAGGAAAAGAATTATTAGCCCAAAAACTTAAAGATGGCAGTGCTTTTGAAAAATTCAAACAAATTATTAAAGCTCAAAATGGAGATGTTTCATATTTGGAAGATCCTGATATTTTAATCAGAACAAAGTTTGAATATGAGCTTGTTTCTGAGTCTTCAGGATATATAAACAGACTTGATGCGCTTACCGTAGCAAAAGCCAGCAAAGCTCTTGGAACAGGAAGAGAAAAGAAAGAAGATCCCATAGATTACACAGCGGGCGTACGTTTATACAAAAAAACAGGTGATCCGATAACTAAAGGTGAGCCTTTAGCTAAAATTTACGCAAATTCTGAAGAATCAGGTCAAAATGCAAAGGAACTTTTAAATCAGGCTTACGAAATTTCTTTTGAAAAGCCTCAAATACCGGATTTAATAATTAAAGTGATAGAGTGA
- a CDS encoding four-carbon acid sugar kinase family protein, whose product MTLKSKTIGIIADDLTGANDTALQFHLKGCNIQILLDYTIEPSGKSNTQAWSISTETRNKPAKEACEVVTDATQKLINNFNAEYIYKKIDSTLRGNVAKETLAVLNTMKGDAAVIVPAFPAEGRTTVGGYHLLKGVPLERTEVARDPHSPIFQSHIPTLLKQQADNDEIIGHIQLITVMKGAGPVLLELNRLVKEGKKLIVVDAVSTTDMEQIALAIEKSNYNLLPCGSAGLAQVLTKSWLPDTKYQHIPKVIPKLPVLIVSGSMASLSKTQIKKLAESDEFDSYVLELSLEDVLLEPSEELVKRILEHLETEKIVAVHINVSDEDEEEKLKELGMEKEKISRIITDYLANLSNKVIKKQNLIFLTIGGETSYKCCNAIGSKQLQLIDEVEPAIPLCLDLDAQWIVTKSGNFGMPNTLVSILKYFKQHQP is encoded by the coding sequence TTGACTTTAAAAAGTAAAACTATCGGTATAATTGCCGATGATTTAACCGGTGCAAATGATACTGCTTTGCAATTTCACTTAAAAGGCTGTAATATCCAGATTTTGCTTGATTACACTATAGAACCTTCAGGAAAATCCAACACTCAGGCATGGTCTATAAGTACTGAAACAAGAAATAAACCTGCCAAAGAAGCTTGTGAAGTAGTTACTGATGCAACTCAAAAACTTATAAATAATTTTAATGCAGAATATATCTATAAAAAAATAGATTCAACATTAAGAGGTAATGTGGCAAAAGAAACTTTGGCTGTGTTAAACACAATGAAAGGCGATGCTGCTGTTATAGTTCCTGCTTTCCCCGCTGAAGGAAGAACAACCGTAGGAGGTTATCATCTTTTAAAAGGGGTTCCTCTTGAAAGAACTGAAGTTGCCAGAGATCCGCATTCTCCTATATTTCAGTCGCATATACCGACTCTTTTAAAACAACAGGCGGATAATGATGAAATCATCGGTCATATTCAGCTAATAACGGTTATGAAAGGTGCAGGTCCCGTGCTGTTAGAACTTAACAGGCTTGTCAAAGAAGGGAAAAAACTCATTGTTGTTGATGCCGTTTCTACAACAGATATGGAACAAATAGCCCTCGCTATTGAAAAATCAAACTATAACCTTCTTCCTTGCGGTTCTGCCGGTCTTGCACAAGTACTTACAAAATCATGGCTTCCCGATACAAAATACCAGCATATCCCTAAAGTCATTCCAAAGCTTCCTGTTCTTATTGTTTCAGGAAGTATGGCAAGTCTTTCCAAGACACAGATTAAAAAACTCGCGGAATCTGACGAGTTTGACTCTTATGTACTCGAGCTTTCGTTGGAAGACGTACTTTTAGAACCTTCTGAAGAGCTTGTAAAAAGAATTTTAGAGCATCTTGAAACAGAAAAAATCGTTGCAGTGCATATTAATGTTTCTGATGAAGATGAAGAAGAAAAACTTAAAGAATTGGGTATGGAAAAAGAAAAGATTTCCAGAATTATTACTGACTATCTGGCAAATTTAAGCAATAAAGTCATTAAAAAACAAAACCTTATCTTTCTTACCATTGGAGGAGAAACGTCATATAAGTGCTGCAATGCTATAGGAAGCAAGCAATTACAACTTATTGACGAAGTTGAACCTGCAATTCCTCTTTGTCTTGACCTGGATGCTCAATGGATTGTTACAAAATCAGGCAACTTTGGAATGCCAAACACGCTGGTAAGCATTCTTAAATACTTTAAGCAGCATCAGCCCTAG
- the dapB gene encoding 4-hydroxy-tetrahydrodipicolinate reductase produces MKVAVSGACGKMGQAVIKAVNAEADLELVSAIDVINTGKDIGEIVENKTCGVLIENSLEHALKTKKIDVVVDFTNPDLVFENSKLILENGARPVIGTTGLTVSQLEELKKLSEQKELGALVAPNFAVGAVLMMMFSQKASKYFSNAEIIELHHNNKKDAPSGTAIKTAQLMTQERAEFGKDNCPEVETYKGSRGGVTESNIHIHSVRLPGFIAHQEVIFGSAGQAFTLRHDSFDRISFMPGVVLGIRHVVNNKDFVYGLENIL; encoded by the coding sequence ATCAAAGTAGCGGTAAGCGGTGCTTGCGGAAAAATGGGTCAGGCAGTCATAAAAGCAGTTAATGCAGAGGCTGATTTGGAGCTTGTTTCGGCTATAGATGTTATAAATACAGGAAAAGACATCGGTGAAATTGTCGAAAATAAAACCTGCGGGGTTTTAATAGAAAATTCCCTTGAGCATGCTTTAAAAACAAAAAAAATTGATGTTGTTGTTGACTTTACAAATCCTGATCTGGTGTTTGAAAACTCAAAACTGATTCTTGAAAACGGCGCAAGACCTGTAATTGGCACAACAGGACTTACTGTAAGCCAGCTTGAAGAACTTAAAAAATTGTCTGAACAGAAAGAATTGGGGGCTTTAGTTGCACCAAATTTTGCAGTAGGTGCAGTTTTAATGATGATGTTTTCTCAGAAAGCTTCAAAATATTTTTCTAACGCAGAAATTATCGAACTTCATCACAATAACAAAAAAGATGCTCCGTCAGGAACTGCAATAAAAACAGCCCAACTTATGACGCAGGAACGTGCTGAATTCGGAAAAGATAATTGCCCTGAAGTTGAAACCTACAAAGGTTCACGAGGAGGAGTTACAGAATCAAATATTCATATTCACAGTGTGAGGCTTCCCGGATTTATTGCACATCAGGAAGTTATTTTCGGCTCGGCAGGACAGGCTTTTACACTCAGACATGATTCTTTTGACAGAATTAGTTTCATGCCGGGCGTTGTGCTTGGTATCAGGCATGTTGTGAATAACAAAGATTTTGTTTACGGACTTGAAAATATTCTTTAG
- a CDS encoding mobile mystery protein B produces MDNLFEVDESSTPLTEEEKNELIPTWITLRKELNEIERAGILNAEKWVFSRKQKNILTEDFIKKLHKKMFGDVWSWAGRFRTTERNIGVPAWQIVNDLRNLLEDTKCWIENETYPPDEIGARFHHRLVWIHPFPNGNGRHSRLMTDILMKDLGQPRFSWGEGSLLESSELRNKYIQALKAADNGQFKLLLDFVRMKSK; encoded by the coding sequence ATGGATAATTTATTTGAAGTTGATGAATCTTCAACGCCTTTAACGGAAGAAGAAAAAAATGAATTGATTCCTACATGGATTACATTAAGAAAAGAGCTTAATGAAATTGAACGTGCAGGGATATTAAATGCTGAAAAATGGGTTTTTAGCAGAAAACAAAAAAATATTTTAACAGAAGATTTTATTAAAAAACTTCATAAAAAAATGTTCGGAGATGTTTGGAGTTGGGCAGGAAGATTTCGAACAACGGAAAGAAACATAGGAGTTCCTGCTTGGCAAATAGTAAATGATCTTAGAAATCTCCTCGAAGATACAAAATGCTGGATTGAAAATGAAACTTATCCACCTGATGAAATAGGGGCAAGGTTTCATCACCGTTTAGTATGGATTCATCCTTTTCCAAATGGGAATGGCAGGCATTCAAGGTTAATGACAGATATTTTAATGAAAGACTTAGGGCAGCCTCGGTTTTCTTGGGGAGAAGGCAGTCTTCTTGAATCTTCAGAGTTAAGAAATAAATATATTCAAGCATTAAAAGCAGCTGACAACGGTCAGTTTAAATTACTATTAGATTTTGTCAGGATGAAGTCAAAATAA
- a CDS encoding AI-2E family transporter gives MSSLKIIISPKSIAALIAFTLLVIFIYHTKDVILLLFASFVIASALYPTVDWMSKRMKRGIAVGIIYLVGLTILSILSVPFFAILTDQTQEFVKDFPKYWTHVQFLIDKGEVLIESTGYIPDYSQAFTNITAFSKDIVNQSISLTVNIFAGIIMTFTLAVLVLFLLLDKEEIKTGVLRFFPFNYREKTEFIIATISKKVGGYVRGELLLMLAVGVLSSLSLAIVGIKFAFLLGLIAGLLEIVPIVGPIIATLPAIIVALADNPWLALYVVVAYFVIHRVENVLLMPLILGKFLELHPIIIISAILIAGSTLGLFGIILSPALAASICVLVQELYLKKINLMEA, from the coding sequence ATGAGTTCTTTAAAGATAATAATTTCTCCTAAAAGCATCGCAGCTTTAATAGCGTTTACTCTTCTGGTTATTTTTATTTACCACACAAAAGATGTTATTTTGCTTTTATTTGCGTCTTTTGTAATTGCAAGCGCTCTTTATCCCACTGTTGACTGGATGAGCAAAAGAATGAAACGAGGCATTGCAGTTGGAATAATTTATCTTGTTGGACTAACGATTTTATCTATTCTTTCAGTACCGTTTTTTGCAATTTTAACGGATCAAACACAAGAATTCGTTAAAGATTTCCCTAAATATTGGACGCATGTTCAATTTTTAATTGATAAAGGAGAAGTTTTAATAGAAAGTACCGGCTATATTCCTGATTATTCGCAGGCATTTACAAATATAACTGCTTTTAGCAAAGATATAGTAAATCAATCAATAAGTCTTACAGTCAATATTTTTGCCGGAATTATAATGACATTTACACTTGCAGTACTGGTATTATTCCTTCTTCTTGATAAAGAAGAAATAAAAACGGGTGTTTTAAGGTTTTTCCCATTTAACTACAGAGAAAAAACCGAATTTATAATTGCTACAATTTCAAAAAAAGTTGGCGGTTATGTAAGAGGGGAGCTTTTGCTTATGTTGGCTGTCGGTGTACTTTCATCTCTTAGTTTGGCGATTGTGGGTATCAAATTTGCCTTTTTATTAGGTTTAATAGCGGGACTTCTGGAAATAGTACCGATTGTCGGACCCATAATAGCTACCCTTCCTGCAATTATAGTAGCTCTTGCTGATAATCCATGGCTCGCTTTATATGTAGTAGTTGCATATTTTGTAATACATCGTGTTGAAAATGTTTTATTAATGCCTTTAATTCTTGGTAAATTCCTTGAACTCCATCCTATAATTATAATTTCAGCTATTTTAATAGCGGGAAGCACGTTAGGTCTATTTGGAATAATTTTGTCACCGGCTCTCGCGGCTTCTATTTGTGTATTGGTTCAAGAGCTTTATTTAAAAAAAATTAATCTGATGGAAGCTTAA
- a CDS encoding mobile mystery protein A: MGNSSKIARKHLDAKFSEIKNLSIFVRPQKGWIRAIRNALGMTTAQLAKRLNVAQPRVIAIEKDEVLGNLKLNTIESVAEALGCRFVYALVPEQDLESMVHEQAKKKAMTLLNKAEHTMRLENQASVSNTHNEIETLVQELLSGSTARLWDEE, encoded by the coding sequence ATGGGCAACAGTAGTAAAATAGCAAGAAAACATCTTGATGCAAAGTTTTCAGAAATTAAAAATTTAAGCATTTTTGTACGTCCTCAAAAAGGATGGATAAGGGCTATTCGTAATGCACTAGGGATGACTACAGCTCAACTGGCAAAAAGATTGAATGTTGCTCAACCAAGAGTAATAGCAATTGAAAAAGATGAAGTTTTAGGAAATTTAAAACTTAATACTATAGAAAGTGTTGCAGAGGCATTAGGTTGTAGATTCGTATATGCACTCGTACCTGAACAAGATTTAGAATCAATGGTACATGAACAAGCTAAGAAAAAGGCAATGACATTATTAAATAAAGCAGAACACACTATGAGGCTCGAAAATCAAGCTTCAGTCAGTAATACACATAATGAAATTGAAACTCTTGTCCAAGAGCTACTCAGCGGCTCTACGGCAAGATTATGGGATGAAGAGTAA
- the pdxA gene encoding 4-hydroxythreonine-4-phosphate dehydrogenase PdxA produces MERSKKIAITIGDVGGIGPEIIIKALNSPNLSVSPDEIILIGNTNLLFNTAAELGFNLPDEIEFFNIPLDVSKIIIGKPTVEAGEHSFLSLKTACELANKEKIKAIVTAPLSKEAINNAGYHYTGQTEILEKFLGTDPDASPEMLFVAENLRVMLLTRHIKLDAIASSLTTKGIIKSILALNNSLIKDFKLTNPRIAICGLNPHAGENGLLGNEENCLIKPALNNLKNEHKISIEGSFPADTLWAKAANSYLRGEALPYDAYIACYHDQGLIPVKMLAMDKAVNTTINLTVLRTSPSHGTAYDIAGQNKANYQSMLEAINLANRLSLNTNKAFTVNKIRV; encoded by the coding sequence ATGGAACGCAGCAAAAAAATAGCAATAACAATAGGCGATGTGGGCGGGATTGGTCCTGAAATAATAATTAAGGCGCTTAATTCCCCGAATCTTTCTGTGAGTCCGGATGAAATTATACTTATAGGAAATACAAATTTACTTTTTAACACTGCCGCCGAATTGGGTTTTAATTTACCTGATGAAATTGAATTTTTTAATATTCCGCTTGATGTTTCAAAAATTATAATCGGAAAACCAACTGTAGAAGCAGGAGAACATTCTTTTCTTTCTCTTAAAACAGCGTGCGAACTTGCAAATAAAGAAAAGATTAAGGCTATAGTTACAGCTCCTTTATCAAAAGAGGCGATTAACAATGCCGGTTATCATTACACAGGTCAAACAGAAATTTTAGAAAAATTTTTAGGAACTGACCCGGATGCAAGCCCTGAAATGCTTTTTGTTGCAGAAAATTTAAGGGTAATGCTGCTTACACGACATATTAAGCTTGATGCTATTGCTTCTTCATTAACTACAAAAGGCATTATAAAATCAATTTTAGCTTTAAATAATTCTTTAATTAAAGATTTTAAATTAACTAACCCGAGAATTGCGATTTGCGGATTAAATCCTCATGCAGGCGAGAACGGTTTATTGGGAAATGAAGAAAATTGTTTAATTAAACCTGCACTAAATAATCTTAAAAACGAACATAAAATATCCATAGAAGGTTCTTTTCCGGCAGATACTTTATGGGCAAAAGCAGCAAATTCGTACCTGAGAGGGGAAGCTTTGCCTTATGATGCTTATATAGCTTGCTATCATGATCAAGGTTTGATTCCTGTTAAAATGCTTGCAATGGATAAAGCCGTAAATACCACGATAAACCTTACTGTACTGAGGACTTCTCCCAGTCATGGGACGGCATATGATATTGCAGGACAAAATAAGGCAAATTATCAAAGCATGCTGGAAGCAATTAATTTGGCAAACAGACTAAGTTTAAATACAAATAAAGCTTTTACAGTTAATAAAATAAGAGTATAA
- the dapA gene encoding 4-hydroxy-tetrahydrodipicolinate synthase, translated as MRINVGEVVTAMVTPFNENFEVDYNTVEKLADYLINNGSDAILVAGTTGESPTLTHEEELEILKVVKNVVGNKAKVVMGAGSNSTKTAVETSTKVEKAGADAILSVVPYYNKPSQAGLLEHFGQIAKATSLPIILYNIPGRTGINMEPETISKLAQNHKNIAAVKQSNPNIDLVTEIRIQTPDDFVIYSGDDSLTLPMLAIGAYGVISVASHIIGKDIKQIITEFKSGNIAKAKEIHLKSYPMFKAIFTSPNPIPVKAVLAKQGLLEETVRSPLVKLTASEKEKLYNSIAAYSI; from the coding sequence ATGCGCATAAACGTAGGTGAAGTAGTTACCGCAATGGTGACCCCGTTTAATGAAAATTTTGAAGTAGATTATAATACAGTTGAAAAACTGGCAGATTATCTTATAAATAATGGTTCTGATGCTATTCTTGTGGCAGGAACAACAGGAGAATCACCAACTTTAACCCATGAAGAAGAACTCGAAATTTTAAAAGTCGTAAAAAATGTTGTAGGAAACAAAGCCAAAGTTGTAATGGGTGCAGGTTCAAACAGCACAAAAACAGCTGTTGAAACTTCTACAAAGGTTGAAAAAGCAGGAGCTGACGCAATTTTATCGGTTGTTCCTTATTACAATAAACCTTCTCAAGCAGGTTTGTTAGAGCATTTCGGGCAAATTGCAAAAGCGACAAGCCTTCCGATAATTTTGTATAATATCCCCGGAAGAACAGGCATAAACATGGAGCCTGAAACAATTTCGAAACTTGCGCAAAACCATAAAAATATTGCGGCAGTGAAACAGAGCAATCCTAATATTGATCTGGTTACCGAAATCAGAATACAAACGCCTGATGATTTTGTTATTTATAGCGGGGATGACAGTTTAACTCTTCCGATGTTAGCAATTGGAGCTTACGGAGTGATTAGTGTTGCTTCTCATATCATTGGAAAAGATATTAAGCAAATAATTACCGAATTTAAATCAGGAAATATTGCAAAAGCAAAAGAAATTCATTTAAAATCATATCCAATGTTCAAAGCAATATTCACTTCCCCCAATCCTATTCCTGTAAAAGCCGTGTTAGCAAAACAAGGACTTCTTGAAGAAACTGTAAGATCACCTCTTGTTAAACTTACAGCTTCTGAAAAGGAAAAACTTTATAATTCAATTGCTGCTTATAGCATTTAA